The window GCCAGCGTCCGGCTCGACGGCAGTCGCGCCCCCGCCGCCAGTCGGCCGGAGAGGATGGCCGCCCGCAACTGGCGATAGACCTGGCGATGAGCCGCTTCGTCCTGTTCCCTGTCGATGCGCAAGTCGATCACGTTGCGACTCCGTTCATATTTCAGTATGATAGCCGGGATCATGCCCTACCGCAGCACCGATACGACCCGCCGCAAAAAAGACGCCAAGCGCACGGCCATGATGCAGGCCGCCGTGCGCGTTTTCGCCGCCAAAGGTTACCACGCCGCCACCGTCCGCGACATCGTCCACGAGGCCGACGTCGCCGTCGGCACCTTCTATTTCTACTTCCCCGACAAGGAAACGCTGTTCGGCCACCTGTTCGAGGAGACGGCCGCCTTCCTGCTCCAGGCCATCGAGCAAGCCCTGACCAGCCGCACCAGCCTGCCCGCCCAATTGGAAGCGGCCATCCAGGCTTACATCAACGTCGCCTTCTACGAGCCGGCGGTGGTCCAGCTTTTGCTGGTGGGGGGCATGGGGTCGGTGCCGTCGCTGGCTGAGCGGCGCGTGGAGTACCGCGAGAAGCTCATTCGGGCCTGGCAACGGCCGCTGCTGGTCTCCCTGGAGCGCCGGGAGATCGAGCCACAGAACGCCCGTCGCACGGCCGAGGCGCTGGTGGGGGCCTACGACGAGATCGTCTTTCACCTCTTGGCCTCGACTCAGACCGAGCGCGAGGCGCAACAGGCCGTGGGCGAGATGGTGCAGTTTGGCCTGCGCGCCGTGGGCTACCTCTATCAAGCGGAATGAACCGCCCGCCTCGTTAGATCGTCACCACCGACAGGCGCGAACCGGCCGCCGTCTTTTCCACGTCAATGCGTGCCGGGAACTTGTCGCGTAGCTCATCGATGTGGGTGATGACCAGGATGCAGGCGAATTCGTCGTGGACGGCGTTGATGGCCTCGACCAGCTTCTGGCGGCCGTCGGGGTCCTGGCTGCCAAAGCCCTCGTCGATGACCAGCGTGCGCAACCGCGCCCCCGCCCGCCGGGCCAACACCTGCGACAGCGCCAGGCGAATGGCGAAGTTGACGCGGAA is drawn from Candidatus Promineifilum breve and contains these coding sequences:
- a CDS encoding TetR/AcrR family transcriptional regulator — encoded protein: MPYRSTDTTRRKKDAKRTAMMQAAVRVFAAKGYHAATVRDIVHEADVAVGTFYFYFPDKETLFGHLFEETAAFLLQAIEQALTSRTSLPAQLEAAIQAYINVAFYEPAVVQLLLVGGMGSVPSLAERRVEYREKLIRAWQRPLLVSLERREIEPQNARRTAEALVGAYDEIVFHLLASTQTEREAQQAVGEMVQFGLRAVGYLYQAE